The following proteins are encoded in a genomic region of Dermatophagoides farinae isolate YC_2012a chromosome 8, ASM2471394v1, whole genome shotgun sequence:
- the LOC124495896 gene encoding uncharacterized protein LOC124495896 — MLIKTISSNLRSVISSRYGQLSQLRSMSSQVENMGLAEPKHGRKETDEQFDQRYIQYFSRPDIDNWELRKGINDLHGMDLIPEPSIIIAALEAARRLNDHSICVRFLEALRWKSRFDKNIYPYLIQEIRPTLDKLGISTPEELGYHEPELAIKSPYKYRSNIMVDNDNLDTMLRRENNKNNGTDISVDDEEKFAAKYKIDHKRRYYPFTIVWTPVPIISWLFPHAGHLGIGKSDGSVKDFGRPYKILTDSLQFGRPLKYWILDPRLAKNGIKGWDDGIDDAGNVFCKRMNYVLVSNCHSHVSTALNHMQYNGRNDYNEHKLFWLFNKNCHYVSKWTFIRTWLPLTLIVSIITIIVLYFRTNVFDDLFD; from the exons atgttgatcaaaACTATTAGCAGCAATCTACGATCGGTGATTTCATCACGATATGGAC aATTGTCTCAGCTACGATCTATGTCATCTCAAGTGGAAAATATGGGTCTTGCTGAACCTAAACATGGTCGTAAAGAAACCGATGAACAATTCGATCAGCGTTACATTCAATATTTCAGCCGACCAGATATTGATAATTGGGAATTGAGAAAAGGTATCAATGATCTACATGGTATGGATTTGATTCCTGAACCATCGATTATTATCGCTGCACTTGAAGCTGCACGTCGATTGAATGATCATTCGATTTGTGTACGATTTTTGGAAGCCTTACGATGGAAAAGCCGTTTCgataaaaacatttatcCATATTTGATTCAAGAGATTCGTCCAACATTGGATAAATTGGGCATCAGTACACCAGAAGAACTTGGCTATCATGAACCTGAATTA GCTATAAAATCTCCTTACAAATATCGAAGTAACATAATGgtggataatgataatctagACACAATGTTGCGAAGagagaacaacaaaaataatggaaCGGATATTAGTGTGGATGATGAAGAGAAATTTGCTGCCAAGTACAAGATCGATCATAAACGACGATATTATCCATTCACAATAGTATGGACACCTGTTCCGATTATTTCATGGCTATTTCCACATGCTGGACATCTAGGTATTGGTAAATCCGATGGTAGTGTAAAAGATTTTGGCCGACCATATAAGATTCTTACCGATAGTTTACAATTTGGACGTCCACTCAAATATTGGATACTCGATCCTCGATTAGCCAAAAATGGCATCAAAGGTTGGGATGATGGTATCGATGATGCAGGAAACGTCTTCTGTAAACGAATG AATTATGTATTGGTTTCGAATTGTCATTCACATGTATCAACAGCATTGAATCATATGCAATATAATGGCcgtaatgattataatgaacaTAAATTATTCTGGttgttcaataaaaattgtcattatgTTAg CAAATGGACATTCATTCGAACATGGTTACCATTGACATTGATCGTATCGATAATCACCATTATTGTTCTTTATTTTCGAACCaatgtatttgatgatttgtttgattaa
- the LOC124495891 gene encoding sialin, whose product MSTRLIIGMLGMYACALLFMYRAGVSVALVYMTQMKSSSSSSSSNRTLSAENRYFDWNQNKQGTIIGASFYLYWCLPTIIGSFTDRYGGQWFAFIGVLGPCILSAIAPLAIDYYQDIALIIIQIMIGGFHGFTYPAWFSLFSRWFYGDERTRANSWMQIGNAIGCSGMYLLAGHLCTFSTTIGWHMIFYVMAAIHIPWIVLWLWYGSDDPHANKRISDMELQFIEREQQQQNVMTIKPSTLSKKSEIRTPWLRILVSPVVWSSVICKMCCAFGFFLILNKMPSYFAIIFHLTIEQNGLMSGLVVAAFGIGSFLSPIICNYLIKHFQMSPLLTRKISQNIAMIGPAICLLGITYYHHEQQCSKEIVFTLMIIAMFLHGFFTSGEWTIVSDYARNYAGSIVGFAHSLAFLMGIIGPWLVGSVFERSDSYGGDTPIDKWNFVFYITIAIYLFGDIIFTIFGTDQQQDWDKI is encoded by the exons atgtcgacCCGATTGATTATTGGAATGTTAGGAATGTATGCATGTGCCTTATTATTCATGTATCGTGCCGGTGTTAGTGTAGCATTGGTCTATATGACTCAAATGAAatcgtcttcatcatcatcatcatcgaatcgaACACTATCGGCTGAAAATCGATATTTTGATTGGAACCAGAATAAGCAA GGCACTATAATTGGAGCATCATTCTATCTATATTGGTGTTTACCCACGATAATAGGCAGTTTCACTGATCGTTATGGTGGACAATGGTTTGCATTCATTGGTGTACTTGGTCCATGTATACTATCGGCAATAGCTCCATTAGCAATAGATTATTATCAAGATATTGCCTTGATAATTATTCAGATAATGATTGGTGGATTTCATGGATTCACATATCCAGCATGGTTTTCATTGTTTAGCAGATGGTTTTATGGTGATGAACGTACACGTGCAAATTCATGGATGCAAATCGGCAATGCAATAGGTTGTTCTGGAATGTATCTTTTGGCTGGACATCTTTGTACATTTTCGACGACGATAGGTTGGCATATGATATTCTATGTAATGGCAGCTATCCATATACCTTGGATAGTTTTATGGCTTTGGTATGGATCAGATGATCCACACGCCAACAAACGAATTTCTGATATGGAATTACAATTTATAGAAcgggaacaacaacaacaaaatgtcaTGACAATAAAACCATCAACACTTTCAAAG AAAAGCGAAATTCGCACACCATGGTTAAGAATTCTTGTTTCACCGGTTGTATGGTCATCGGTCATCTGTAAAATGTGCTGTgcttttggattttttctaATCTTGAACAAAATGCCTTCCTATTTTGCAATCATATTCCATTTGACAATTGAACAGAATGGTCTAATGAGCGGCTTAGTTGTTGCAGCTTTTGGTATCGGATCATTTCTAAGTCCAATTATCTGTAATTATttaatcaaacattttcaaatgtcaCCATTATTGACACGTAAAATATCACAAAATATTGCCATGATTGGACCGGCTATCTGTTTGCTTGGAATCacttattatcatcatgaacaacaatgtaGCAAAGAAATCGTATTTACTTTAATGATCATAGCTATGTTTTTGCATGGATTCTTTACCAGTGGTGAATGGACTATCGTTTCGGATTATGCACGAAATTATGCTGGTTCTATTGTTGGTTTCGCACATTCATTGGCATTTCTTATGGGTATCATTGGTCCATGGCTTGTTGGTTCAGTATTCGAACGGTCTGATTCATATGGTGGTGATACACCGATAGATAAATggaattttgtattttacATAACAATAGCTATATATTTGTTTGGCGATATAATTTTTACGATATTCGGTACTGATCAACAACAGGATTGGGACAAAATTTGA
- the LOC124496282 gene encoding transmembrane protein 222 isoform X1 has translation MLNQLIAINHVNQYTIGTNNDEDEHLKINHINDRWDHVHLYNGLKQYNIDPDNRRYPCCLVWTPLPLIHWILPPIAFIGHLGIGRSDGAVLDFARPYRVSRDSKKYGRRLKILPLNPKLANGGTIESWDNGIEQAAKIFAKKPHLVLFSNCYTFVALALNIMEYNGRSDYSGLELFWLLHNHSDYLDTRAFVRTWAPYAVIILVALFLHFLFTNLITL, from the exons atgttgaatcaattgatagCCATAAATCATGTTAACCAATATACAATTGgtacaaataatgatgaagatgaacatttgaaaattaatcataTCAATGATCGATGGGATCATGTACATCTTTATAATGGGCTTAAGCAATATAATATTGATCCAGATAATCGACGTTATCCATGTTGTTTAGTATGGACACCATTaccattgattcattggatTTTACCGCCAATCGCTTTTATTGGCCATCTAGGCATCGGACGTTCCGATGGTGCTGTACTGGATTTTGCTCGGCCATATCGTGTATCAAGAGATTCGAAAAAATATGGTCGAAGATTAAAAATTCTTCCATTGAATCCTAAATTAGCAAATGGTGGTACCATAGAATCTTGGGATAATGGTATTGAACAAGCTGCGAAGATATTTGCTAAAAAAccg CATCTAGTCTTATTCAGTAATTGTTATACATTCGTTGCATTGGCATTAAATATAATGGAATATAATGGACGTTCTGATTATAGTGGATTAGAATTATTTTGGTTATTACATAATCATTCAGATTATCTTGA TACAAGAGCATTCGTTCGTACTTGGGCACCATATGCTGTGATCATTTTAGTTGCATTGTTTTTACATTTTCTATTCACAAATTTGATTACactttaa
- the LOC124496282 gene encoding transmembrane protein 222 isoform X2, with the protein MLNQLIAINHVNQYTIGTNNDEDEHLKINHINDRWDHVHLYNGLKQYNIDPDNRRYPCCLVWTPLPLIHWILPPIAFIGHLGIGRSDGAVLDFARPYRVSRDSKKYGRRLKILPLNPKLANGGTIESWDNGIEQAAKIFAKKPHLVLFSNCYTFVALALNIMEYNGRSDYSGLELFWLLHNHSDYLE; encoded by the exons atgttgaatcaattgatagCCATAAATCATGTTAACCAATATACAATTGgtacaaataatgatgaagatgaacatttgaaaattaatcataTCAATGATCGATGGGATCATGTACATCTTTATAATGGGCTTAAGCAATATAATATTGATCCAGATAATCGACGTTATCCATGTTGTTTAGTATGGACACCATTaccattgattcattggatTTTACCGCCAATCGCTTTTATTGGCCATCTAGGCATCGGACGTTCCGATGGTGCTGTACTGGATTTTGCTCGGCCATATCGTGTATCAAGAGATTCGAAAAAATATGGTCGAAGATTAAAAATTCTTCCATTGAATCCTAAATTAGCAAATGGTGGTACCATAGAATCTTGGGATAATGGTATTGAACAAGCTGCGAAGATATTTGCTAAAAAAccg CATCTAGTCTTATTCAGTAATTGTTATACATTCGTTGCATTGGCATTAAATATAATGGAATATAATGGACGTTCTGATTATAGTGGATTAGAATTATTTTGGTTATTACATAATCATTCAGATTATCTTGAGTAA